The Dysidea avara chromosome 11, odDysAvar1.4, whole genome shotgun sequence genome includes the window GATCCAAAGCAACAAAgttacaactagctagctacacagttTTATACAAAACTTAACAAAATTTATAAAAGTTAATACACTATTTATATACTGCACTCTTATATATGATTTGAAGTTatttataatacatgtatattggAGCTACTGGAAGGAACCTATGACTACTGACTTGTCAGCAGTGTTTGGATGAAACAATGATAATATAGGCTTCATCCCTCCTATCATTAGTATTTTGTTACCTCCTATAATAACAGCAGCTGGTGCACTTCTTGCTTCAGGAATTTGTGATGGTATAATATCCCAAGTACCAGTAGCATGATTTAGCATGTATATGTTAGAGGTGCGAGGAGCGTCTATTGTAGCCTGACGGCCTCCAATCACCAATATATCAGAACCATTAATGACAACAGGACATGATCGACACCATGGAGTACTTTGCGAAAAACTCCAATTAATATTGTGATTTTTTGTCAGTGTGTTAAGTGAAGTGGCAAATACTGCGGGGGAATTATGATCTTGACTAACTCCTCCCATCAGATATAATATACCAGCTGCAATGACTGGCTTTAACCAAGAATATGGCTGTGGTATATCATTGCAAACATACCATTGGTTAGTCATGGTATCCAAAAGTTCTGTGTTTCCCAGTGGCTTTCTGTCACTGTCAGTGCCACCCACAACCACCAACATCGCTTCATGACTAACCGCTGTAGCAGCAATTCTTGGCGTAATCATCTGACTGTAGTTTACCCATTGTTTTGTTGCTGTATCTAAACATAACAGTTCATCTGTACAAGTACAAATTTTAGTTTTCACAGACCAGAACCAACCACTTCTAACTTCGACACAACTAGCACCACCAACAATGATCAATTGGTTCTGAAATACAGTCATTGCAAATAAACAATGCGAAGTCTGGATAGGAGATGGATTCCAACTATTGGTGTATGGATCAAATATGTCAATTCTATAATGAGAAAAAGCATCAATTCCTTCGGTGCCTCCTCCTACATATACTAAGCCATCCAATAACACAGCTGTATGTCCAGCACCAGAAACTGGAGCAGGAGATAATGTTTCCCAATGAATTTTCTTTGTCATAAATGTTGAAGTTGAGATAGATTTCTACAACATAAAATTTGACATATGTAACAAATCCTTCATACGTAGTATGTTATTTACAATACTGTAAATGTTTTTCATAGGCAAAAATATGTTAATGTTTTGTATGCCTTACCAGGGGCATATTTAGGGGGATTTCCTGACTATTGAAATTTTAATCTATAGGCTGGAACAACAGACTAGCTTGGATGGgggcagtatagctacagtgtaattgGAAGGTTACAATGATTCCTCAAAAGTGGATTAAGGGAGAACAAGCTAGGGTATATGTATTGAAAATTTGATACAGCAGTctgatgtattctaatagaacagttgataTGATTTTATGAATTACCCTCTGACAATCAGCAACTACCGTTCTTCCTTACAAGAGCAGCATACAATATAGACAActacacatagctagctaacaacTACAAAACTTGACACATGGATACAAACAAAATACATGACAAAGCACATGGATACAAATGCAACTACTTAAGGCAAATTACAAAAAGATGATTACATGAAAACAAAAAAAGAACAGTAAAATTCTCATCATTATAGGTAATCAGTTCCACCATTATGAGGTCCTGTAATGAAAATGTCTCTGTGAAATGTTAAATGGTACCTATTTGCAGATTAGCAAAGAAAGAGCAAGTATCATGATGGTGATGCCTGCCAATCAGAATAGGTGGTTGCAGTGGTATACATTGCATTCCATAATGAACGAGAATGTATAAAGAGTCCAGTGGAAGCCACTGAAGATACTGGTAGTGCTCCCAGATGTGATCGTACTTGTGCAAAGTCAAACACAACGTTCATAACGGAACATATTAGAAAACAATGCTAGAAAAGTAAGACTTAGAAACTTGAAATTTAAAGAATAATCTTGAATTTTTCATGTAATTTGTAGAATTTGGATACGTATTTGGATGTCATGGATGACTATTTGTCATTGCCTGACAGTCATAAACAATATACTGTAGGACTCAATAAGAACCAAGCATGTATTGAAAATAGTTTATAGTATCTATAAAATCATAAACCTTGAAGTATTTTAATGTACATAATCTGTCAGCAGCTGGGgactgtgcccccagacccctgcaccTATAACTCACTAACAAATAGACCTcattcatttagaacagtaagcgccctctgatgtcacgcAAAGCCATACAAGGGTCCATATTCACCATGACGATAGTGTTTaggacgccattttgagttctaaaactAGGCAAGCACGtcggttgctatcatgttaccatagttgTAGTACTGTAAATGGCGAATTTGGTGGAGAATTGCGATGTTACCATGGTttaggtactgcaaatggcaGACAACTCCTTCACAACGGGTTATAAGCGCTacgaaattaattcagtgagTAAGGTCTATCTGTAAACGACCTTGGAAAGATCCTGGATACCCTGCATATAGTAGTTCTCATCTTATACCAGAAGGAGAGGTGTAATATATAGTTAATATGTGGTTGAGTTGCATGCATTGTGTAGTTGTACAGTGAATCCTTAGCACCTTTGTTCCCAGAGTTAGGTAATGCattgaagcccattgatttacagtggcggatacaggggggttgcaatggtttcagctg containing:
- the LOC136238366 gene encoding uncharacterized protein isoform X2, with protein sequence MMASTEFSVTSIELDRFVLKDVEITNNRLGEGAYGRVFEVQYTGTTCAAKEIHSIFFQVATPHELERIKRSFLEECRIWSTLRHPNIVLFIGVWYRNGDDSGIPVIVMEKMHCSLRFFVETHGTQEIKYDIKLSILHDVSKGLWYLHTQNPPIIHRDLTPNNILLGRQCEAKITDLGVAKIMKDTDSGRKMTKVPGTPHFMPPETLDDKPKYGPTLDIFSYGGVILYTITQQWPEPKAREKHNPYTGRRELVSEVDRRNDYLDKMTGVAIALDPLTRSCLNDSPDERPSITEVSRTIKHMIDLAVRVPPGAYSQKSISTSTFMTKKIHWETLSPAPVSGAGHTAVLLDGLVYVGGGTEGIDAFSHYRIDIFDPYTNSWNPSPIQTSHCLFAMTVFQNQLIIVGGASCVEVRSGWFWSVKTKICTCTDELLCLDTATKQWVNYSQMITPRIAATAVSHEAMLVVVGGTDSDRKPLGNTELLDTMTNQWYVCNDIPQPYSWLKPVIAAGILYLMGGVSQDHNSPAVFATSLNTLTKNHNINWSFSQSTPWCRSCPVVINGSDILVIGGRQATIDAPRTSNIYMLNHATGTWDIIPSQIPEARSAPAAVIIGGNKILMIGGMKPILSLFHPNTADKSVVIGSFQ